TGACTTAAGCAGTGGAGGACGCAACCGAATACTTTTAGGTGTGGATTTTGCCAAAAGTTATTTTAACTGAGCAACTGCAATCCCTTATTCTGTAAGTTCTGCTCGATGTGCTGCATTTCTTCGCTTGTCTCTCCAGTAACGATGCCGTAAATGTCGGTGTAAATTTTTCCGTATTTGACCTTCTCTAAAGCCGACAGGATGATAAAGTCCTTGCGCTCCAGTTCTGGTTTTAGGTTGATTAGAATTGAGTCCAATGTTCCATCCATGTGGTAGTCACTGGAATATTTAGCTACCTCCTTTCCCAGCCCTAATAGGGTATGACGCTGCAAGCAGAGTGGAGTCGAGCCATTAACTCGGAAGTTGGCATCGATCGCATAAAGCTGTCCGTCTTGGTCTTCCAGTACGTCGAAGCCAATAAAGCCGAAATACCCCTGTTGGTGAGCATACTGACCAATAGCGGCAATCATCTCAAAGAATCGGCTCATATCAGTTTTTCGGTAGTGAATCAACCCTCCTAAATAGTTGCCCTCTGGGGAGACGAGTTGACTCGTGGTGCCGATAAGCGTTATATCTCCCGCTTTGTTGACATAGAACTGCACGCAGTAGTTTTGCACCTCATTCTTGACAAACTGGGAGACAATAATCGTATCCAGCAACTGAATATCGAGATATTTCCTCAGTTCTTCAAGGCAGTAGTTCAGCTCGCTAGTGCTTTTGATAATATAAGTACCTTCTCCTGAGAGTCCGTGGGATGTTTTGATCAAGTATGGGAATTGTGGTAACTGAATGTCTTCCAGACTGAAGGCGTGTAGATTATAGCTCTCGTATTTCGGACATTGCACCCCTAGTTGAGCTAGCGTCACTTTGCTAAGCAAGTGGTAGTGAGTATCTGGATCAACGGCGTGTTTTTCAGGTTTGAGATGATCAAACGGAAATAGAGCGATCGCTTTGACAAACTGATCGCTCTGGCTGAGTTCATCGAGATACACTGAGCAGTCCATTGTCTCCATACTGCTGTAGCTGAAGCCAAAATGGTCCCGCCAGTAGTTGATCAGCAAGTTTTGTGGCGGAATAATGACAACCCCTGGAATGGCATCGCCTAACACAGCCAGATTTTTCCAAGGTTCCTTCTGGCAAATTTTGTCGAAGGAGGTTTTGGTGGCTTCACTACTGCCATCTTGAAGAAAGTATTTTTTCCGGTTGGGGTAAGCTGCCCAACTGGCAGTTGCAGGGTAATTTAGGATAAATGCATAACTTGCATCTGTGATGTCTTGAGCAAATAGATCAGAAAAAGAACTCCCTTGAAAGTAATGAAAGTCGTATGTCGAGTTCATAGAAAAATTTAAGTCTAGATAGCTGACTGTTATCTGGGCGCGATCGCCTCAACTGCTTCGTCTATTATTTGTAGCGATCTCTGTCGTAAAGTATCTAAGCCTAAGCGCCCAGTTGCTGAAATAAATACGGCTTCCGGGTATTTTTGCTGAGCTAAAGCGAGAGTTTCGCTATCTACTCGATCGATCTTGTTAAAGGCAATCAAAGTGGGACCAGAAAGGGCTGGCATTTCTGCTAGCACTTCCTCTACACTCAGAATGTGGCTTTCCCAAGCCGGATGGGACAAATCAACAACATGAAGCAACGCCGTAGCTTCAGTTACT
This window of the Chroococcidiopsis sp. CCMEE 29 genome carries:
- a CDS encoding ATP-grasp domain-containing protein; translation: MNSTYDFHYFQGSSFSDLFAQDITDASYAFILNYPATASWAAYPNRKKYFLQDGSSEATKTSFDKICQKEPWKNLAVLGDAIPGVVIIPPQNLLINYWRDHFGFSYSSMETMDCSVYLDELSQSDQFVKAIALFPFDHLKPEKHAVDPDTHYHLLSKVTLAQLGVQCPKYESYNLHAFSLEDIQLPQFPYLIKTSHGLSGEGTYIIKSTSELNYCLEELRKYLDIQLLDTIIVSQFVKNEVQNYCVQFYVNKAGDITLIGTTSQLVSPEGNYLGGLIHYRKTDMSRFFEMIAAIGQYAHQQGYFGFIGFDVLEDQDGQLYAIDANFRVNGSTPLCLQRHTLLGLGKEVAKYSSDYHMDGTLDSILINLKPELERKDFIILSALEKVKYGKIYTDIYGIVTGETSEEMQHIEQNLQNKGLQLLS